A single Lolium perenne isolate Kyuss_39 chromosome 6, Kyuss_2.0, whole genome shotgun sequence DNA region contains:
- the LOC127306777 gene encoding uncharacterized protein: MRAALFGADRNGGLDRAATAKDLFWPPGKQQQQQLEPRSVLDCSRRLSPPNSASTLSSSLGGGAADSAGGVAAVSESSAGDAEAVKWGDHGSGGRKDEWSAGGGGGCELPPIPGALDVGLVGAEGWDAMLGNAAAAAAGQDQTFLNWIMGAAGELEMPGAPLVDNAGFGFSAVDPMGFALDHHHHLGGASSDLSSSGATGGGGGSSKASSAFGLFSQEAASLQPPPPPILFHEGIDTKPPLVGPHPPGHGLLHHHYQHQHQHQPPPPAATFFMPLSSFPDHNHRSPLHQPPPPKRHHSVPDDLYLSRSNLGASAAGQGLAFPLLHGSAPFQPHPSPPPPPLRGAMKTTAAEAAQQQLLDELAAAAKAAEAGNSTGAREILARLNHQLPPLGKPFHRSASYLKEALHLALSDGTYGASRLTSPLDVALKLAAYKSFSDLSPMLQFANFTATQALLDEIACSTASCIHVIDFDLGVGGQWASFLQELAHRRGTGGVPLPLLKLTALVSAASHHPLELHLTQDNLSQFAADLGIPFEFNAVSLDAFSPAELISPTGDEIVAVSLPVACSARAPPLPVILRLVKQLCPKVVVAMDYGADRADLPFSQHFLHCFQSCMFLLDSLDAAGIDADSASKIERFLIQPRVEDAVLGRRKTDKIMAWRNVFTAAGFTPVPLSNLAEAQADCLLKRVQVRGFHVEKRGAGLTLCWQRGELVSVSAWRC, encoded by the coding sequence ATGAGGGCGGCGCTCTTCGGTGCCGACCGGAACGGGGGACTCGACCGAGCCGCCACCGCCAAAGATCTCTTCTGGCCGCCGggcaagcagcagcagcagcagctggagCCCAGGTCCGTGCTCGACTGCTCCCGCAGGCTCAGCCCGCCCAACTCTGCATCGACGCTGTCGTCGTccctcggcggcggcgcggctgaCTCGGCCGGCGGCGTGGCGGCGGTTTCCGAGAGCAGCGCCGGCGACGCCGAGGCCGTCAAATGGGGGGACCACGGCAGCGGGGGCAGGAAGGACGAGtggagcgccggcggcggcggcggctgtgaGCTGCCGCCCATACCCGGGGCACTCGATGTGGGCCTCGTCGGCGCCGAGGGCTGGGACGCCATGCTCGGCAACGCCGCGGCGGCCGCGGCCGGGCAGGACCAGACCTTCCTCAACTGGATCATGGGGGCGGCCGGCGAGCTGGAGATGCCGGGGGCGCCGCTCGTCGACAATGCGGGCTTCGGGTTCTCGGCCGTCGACCCAATGGGCTTCGCgctcgaccaccaccaccacctcggcggcgcctcctccgacctctcctcctccggcgccaccggcggcggcggcggcagcagcaaGGCCTCCTCCGCCTTCGGCCTCTTCTCGCAGGAGGCTGCATCCCtccagccgccgccgcctcccatcCTCTTCCACGAAGGTATCGACACAAAGCCCCCTCTTGTTGGACCGCACCCGCCTGGCcacggcctcctccaccaccactacCAGCACCAGCACCAGCACCAACCGCCGCCTCCCGCCGCGACCTTCTTCATGCCGCTCTCCTCCTTCCCCGATCACAACCACCGCTCGCCACTTCACCAGCCACCACCACCCAAACGCCACCACTCCGTcccggacgacctctacctctccCGCAGCAACCTTGGCGCCTCGGCTGCCGGGCAAGGCCTCGCCTTTCCCCTGCTCCACGGCTCGGCCCCGTTCCAGCCCCacccttcgccgccgccgccgccgcttcgcggGGCGATGAAGACCACGGCTGCAGAGGCGGCGCAGCAGCAACTCTTGGACGAGCTGGCTGCGGCGGCAAAGGCAGCCGAGGCCGGCAATTCCACTGGCGCGCGAGAGATATTGGCGCGGCTCAATCACCAGCTTCCCCCGCTCGGGAAGCCCTTCCACCGCTCCGCCTCCTACCTCAAGGAGGCGCTCCACCTCGCGCTCTCCGACGGCACCTACGGCGCCTCCCGCCTCACCTCCCCGCTCGACGTCGCCCTCAAGCTCGCGGCGTACAAGTCCTTCTCCGACCTGTCCCCCATGCTGCAGTTCGCCAACTTCACCGCCACGCAGGCGCTTCTCGACGAAATCGCCTGCAGCACCGCCTCCTGCATCCATGTCATCGACTTCGACCTCGGCGTCGGCGGCCAGTGGGCCTCATTCCTGCAGGAGCTCGCCCATCGCCGTGGCACCGGCGGCGTGCCTCTGCCGCTGCTCAAGCTCACGGCCTTGGTTTCAGCCGCTTCTCACCATCCGCTGGAGCTCCATCTCACTCAGGATAACCTCTCACAGTTCGCTGCTGATCTTGGGATTCCGTTCGAGTTCAATGCCGTCAGTCTTGATGCTTTCAGTCCGGCTGAGCTCATTTCTCCTACCGGGGATGAAATCGTAGCTGTTAGCCTCCCTGTTGCTTGCTCTGCCCGTGCGCCGCCGCTGCCTGTAATCCTTCGGCTGGTGAAGCAGCTTTGTCCTAAGGTTGTGGTGGCAATGGACTATGGAGCTGATCGTGCTGACCTCCCGTTCTCGCAGCACTTCCTGCATTGCTTTCAGTCTTGCATGTTCCTCCTTGACTCGCTTGATGCCGCTGGGATTGATGCGGATTCCGCATCTAAGATTGAGAGGTTTCTGATCCAACCAAGAGTCGAAGACGCCGTGCTTGGGCGGCGCAAGACCGACAAAATAATGGCATGGCGGAATGTGTTCACAGCTGCTGGGTTCACACCTGTGCCGCTCAGCAACCTCGCCGAGGCGCAGGCCGACTGCCTGTTGAAGCGGGTTCAGGTCCGAGGGTTCCATGTGGAGAAACGTGGTGCCGGGCTCACGCTCTGCTGGCAGCGCGGTGAGCTCGTCTCCGTATCGGCATGGCGGTGCTGA